In the genome of Pontibacillus halophilus JSM 076056 = DSM 19796, one region contains:
- the rpsD gene encoding 30S ribosomal protein S4 — MARFTGSTWKKSRRLGISLTGTGKELEKRPYAPGQHGPNQRKKLSEFGMQLQEKQKLRFMFGINERQFRNTFEIAGNMKGVHGENFLTLLESRLDNLVYRSGFARTRAQARQLVNHGHVTVDGGRVDIPSYNVKPNQVIGLREKSQNLDIIKDAIEANTFVPEYLNFDADKLESTYVRLPERSEMPSEINEALIVEYYSR; from the coding sequence GTGGCTCGTTTTACAGGTTCAACTTGGAAAAAATCTCGTCGTTTAGGTATTTCGCTTACAGGTACAGGAAAAGAACTAGAAAAGCGCCCTTACGCGCCAGGACAACACGGTCCTAACCAACGTAAGAAGCTTTCTGAGTTCGGTATGCAACTTCAAGAGAAGCAAAAGCTTCGTTTCATGTTTGGAATTAACGAACGTCAATTCCGTAACACATTTGAAATTGCAGGTAACATGAAAGGTGTTCATGGTGAGAACTTCTTAACTCTACTAGAATCTCGTCTTGACAACCTTGTTTACCGTTCTGGTTTCGCACGTACTCGTGCGCAAGCTCGTCAGCTTGTTAACCACGGTCACGTTACTGTAGATGGCGGTCGCGTAGACATCCCATCTTACAACGTGAAACCAAACCAAGTAATTGGTCTTCGCGAGAAATCTCAAAACCTTGACATCATCAAGGATGCGATTGAAGCGAACACATTCGTACCAGAATACCTTAACTTTGATGCAGATAAACTAGAAAGCACGTATGTTCGCCTTCCTGAGCGTTCTGAAATGCCTTCTGAAATCAACGAAGCGCTTATCGTTGAGTACTACTCTCGTTAA
- the tyrS gene encoding tyrosine--tRNA ligase codes for MHIIEDLKARGLLNQATDEEGLKKHLSEDQVTLYCGFDPTGDSLHIGHLLPALMLKRFQLAGHRPIALVGGGTGMIGDPSGRSTERQLNDEGTVRYYSERLKGQLAKILNFDQGDNAAMARNNLDWLGEISTIEFLRDYGKHFGINYMLAKDSVESRIENGISFTEFTYMILQSVDFKKLYENDNCTLQIGGSDQWGNITAGLELIRRTSAEGEQAKAYGLTVPLITKSDGTKFGKTAGGAVWLDPEKTTPYEFYQFWINTDDRDVVNFLHYFTFLDLNEIEELQKEVQTQPEKRVAQRRLAEEMTKLVHDEAALEQAQKITEALFKGELKELTGAEIEQGFKDVPTHVLEDAEKGLIDLLVEAGISSSKRQAREDIQNGAIYINGEREQELTYSVSAEDRIDDKFIIIRRGKKKYTLIRYEG; via the coding sequence ATGCATATTATTGAAGATTTAAAAGCGCGTGGCTTGCTAAACCAGGCTACAGACGAAGAAGGTTTAAAGAAGCATTTATCTGAAGATCAGGTGACATTATACTGTGGATTTGACCCAACAGGGGATAGTCTACACATTGGACACTTGTTGCCAGCTCTAATGCTTAAGAGATTCCAACTAGCGGGTCACCGTCCTATTGCGTTGGTTGGGGGCGGAACTGGTATGATTGGAGACCCAAGTGGTCGTTCTACTGAGCGTCAGTTAAATGACGAAGGAACGGTACGCTATTACAGTGAACGTCTTAAAGGGCAGCTTGCAAAGATTCTAAACTTTGACCAAGGCGATAACGCTGCGATGGCTCGTAATAACCTAGACTGGTTAGGAGAAATTTCAACAATTGAATTTCTACGTGACTACGGGAAACATTTCGGCATTAATTACATGCTTGCGAAAGATTCTGTGGAGTCCCGAATTGAAAACGGAATCTCCTTTACCGAATTCACATACATGATTCTTCAATCCGTTGACTTTAAGAAGTTGTACGAAAATGACAACTGTACACTTCAAATCGGTGGGAGCGATCAGTGGGGGAACATCACTGCAGGTCTTGAGCTTATTCGCCGTACATCAGCAGAAGGTGAACAGGCGAAAGCATACGGCCTAACTGTACCATTAATTACGAAATCAGATGGTACGAAATTTGGTAAAACGGCAGGAGGAGCAGTATGGTTAGACCCTGAGAAAACAACTCCATACGAGTTCTACCAGTTCTGGATTAATACAGATGACCGTGACGTTGTGAACTTCTTGCATTACTTCACGTTCCTTGACCTAAATGAAATTGAGGAACTTCAAAAAGAAGTTCAGACTCAGCCTGAGAAGCGCGTTGCTCAGCGTCGACTGGCTGAAGAAATGACTAAGCTTGTCCATGATGAGGCTGCTTTAGAGCAAGCACAGAAAATTACCGAGGCTCTGTTCAAAGGAGAGCTTAAAGAACTAACGGGTGCTGAAATTGAACAAGGTTTCAAAGATGTTCCGACACATGTGCTAGAGGACGCTGAAAAGGGTCTTATTGATTTGCTTGTGGAAGCGGGAATATCATCTTCCAAACGTCAAGCGCGGGAAGACATTCAAAATGGAGCCATTTATATTAATGGAGAACGTGAACAGGAATTGACGTATTCCGTATCAGCAGAAGATCGGATTGACGACAAATTCATCATTATTCGTAGAGGGAAAAAGAAATACACGCTTATTCGCTACGAAGGATAA